A genomic window from candidate division WOR-3 bacterium includes:
- a CDS encoding GNAT family N-acetyltransferase, whose product MLRFEIALGSEIKYEEFLAVDRECFPREPVVSRGVFEEYLKDKFWTVRLDGKLAAYSHVSFKESAHIHRIAVIGRYRRKGIASRLVEIALNSSKKMSFSKITLAVEKSNEAALELYKKHDFEEVGDLFQYIAPLHRRTASEDKKPRTRVLSIGDLSETLRAILPSEWDYIVEQHSPPRKFALLFVEGESTIKGITRLVADLPGCSPFILLEPHLDLPSVIDSIGSYLSSTKDELILTFPDEDIARACQKAGFKLQYEMVRMEREIE is encoded by the coding sequence ATGCTGAGATTTGAAATCGCTCTCGGTTCAGAAATAAAATATGAAGAATTTTTAGCTGTAGACCGCGAATGTTTTCCAAGAGAACCTGTTGTTTCACGAGGTGTTTTTGAAGAATACCTCAAGGACAAATTCTGGACCGTCAGGCTCGACGGCAAACTTGCCGCCTACTCTCATGTAAGTTTCAAGGAATCAGCCCACATTCATAGAATCGCCGTAATAGGAAGGTATCGTAGAAAAGGCATAGCGAGCAGGCTCGTTGAGATTGCTCTGAACTCAAGCAAGAAAATGTCTTTTTCCAAAATCACCCTCGCAGTCGAGAAGAGCAACGAAGCGGCTCTTGAGCTTTACAAAAAACACGACTTTGAAGAAGTCGGAGACCTATTCCAGTACATCGCTCCCCTTCACCGAAGAACCGCATCCGAAGACAAGAAACCTCGGACAAGGGTTCTATCCATCGGAGACCTGAGCGAAACCCTCAGGGCAATTTTACCTTCAGAGTGGGATTACATAGTTGAACAGCATTCTCCTCCCCGGAAATTCGCACTTTTGTTTGTCGAAGGAGAATCGACGATCAAAGGCATAACCCGCCTGGTAGCGGACCTGCCAGGTTGTTCCCCTTTCATACTTCTTGAACCTCACCTCGATTTGCCTTCTGTGATAGATTCGATCGGTTCCTATCTGAGTTCGACGAAAGACGAGCTTATTCTGACTTTTCCAGATGAAGACATAGCCAGGGCGTGCCAAAAAGCAGGCTTCAAGCTCCAATATGAAATGGTGAGGATGGAGAGAGAAATAGAGTAA
- a CDS encoding VWA domain-containing protein: MKRLLAAVIAIWAIASCKNPQLAGDRTVRVESPAIEVVFVLDATGSMTGLIEGAKQKIWSIANEILEGDPVPDVRIGLVVYRDRGDEFIVKKYDITDDIDKIYVDLTSVRADGGGDFEEDVNQALSWAVDSMSWSDSENVLRLVFLVGDAPPHMDYNEKEYREICKDALENEIIINTVRCGTEENTRKVWEEIAHLAEGTYTSIGYEASQTIATPYDEEIAGLSRDLYGTVLIYGKTDDVSMAEATLGASEEIAAGSPSTAADRAVFAYSKASSGYGFVSGDLVSEIIEGNIDLNEVEEDEMPDLLKDMSMDQRVAYIDSLRVERDKITQRMAELTRMRDDYIMENSGEVKDAFDIFVVETLKKQAEIIGVSY, encoded by the coding sequence ATGAAAAGACTGCTCGCCGCTGTTATCGCGATTTGGGCGATAGCTTCCTGCAAGAACCCACAATTGGCGGGTGACAGAACCGTCAGGGTTGAAAGCCCTGCAATTGAAGTCGTCTTTGTCCTGGACGCTACCGGGAGCATGACAGGCCTGATTGAGGGTGCAAAACAAAAAATCTGGTCGATAGCAAATGAAATTCTCGAAGGTGATCCCGTTCCAGATGTCAGAATAGGACTTGTTGTATACAGAGACAGAGGGGATGAGTTCATAGTCAAAAAATACGATATAACGGACGACATAGATAAAATTTACGTCGACCTGACATCTGTGAGAGCTGACGGAGGAGGGGATTTTGAAGAAGATGTCAACCAGGCTCTTTCATGGGCTGTGGACAGCATGTCTTGGTCGGATTCGGAGAATGTTTTGAGGCTTGTGTTTCTCGTAGGCGACGCTCCTCCTCATATGGACTACAACGAAAAGGAATACAGAGAAATCTGCAAGGACGCTCTCGAGAATGAAATTATAATCAACACGGTGAGATGCGGCACGGAAGAAAACACGCGCAAGGTTTGGGAAGAGATTGCGCATCTTGCCGAAGGAACCTATACTTCGATAGGATACGAGGCGTCACAGACTATAGCGACGCCTTACGACGAAGAGATAGCGGGTCTAAGCAGAGATTTGTACGGCACCGTTCTGATCTACGGAAAAACAGATGATGTCTCCATGGCAGAAGCCACTCTCGGAGCAAGCGAGGAGATAGCGGCTGGCTCTCCTTCTACCGCTGCCGACAGAGCTGTTTTTGCTTATTCGAAAGCTTCTTCCGGTTATGGGTTTGTGTCGGGAGATTTGGTCAGCGAAATTATTGAAGGAAATATTGATTTAAACGAAGTCGAAGAAGATGAAATGCCTGATCTTTTAAAAGATATGTCTATGGATCAAAGGGTCGCTTACATCGACAGCCTTAGAGTTGAAAGGGATAAAATCACGCAGAGGATGGCAGAATTGACCAGAATGAGAGATGATTATATCATGGAAAATTCCGGTGAAGTAAAGGATGCTTTCGACATCTTTGTCGTGGAGACATTGAAGAAACAAGCCGAAATAATCGGCGTCAGTTATTGA
- a CDS encoding VWA domain-containing protein, whose translation MKMFLLLILSLFASLLKADGFIIVPPEPYLPNPIQVEVKYHHVDIELDHQFAQVHIDQEFYNPNNREVEGRYIFPIPEEAAVSDFVLWIEGEKVHGEIKDAEEAMRIYQDIVLRMIDPAILRYAGQDMFEARIYPFPAKGSRRSELDYQQLVRKDGNLYRFIYPLSTERFSSKNLESAVIRIDLETDKPIKNIYSPSHLIDVSYIDSKHAEITWEERDVKPDKDFILYYSLNEEEVDLSVITYKPKRGDDGYFILLGSVGSGEVQATPKDIVFVVDRSGSMRGERIEMVIDALEYCVDNLNPDDRFNIITFSSRTETLFEDLSRASRVNVGDAEDFIEDIVARGGTNIGSALDLAFDQDFNGDRPSFIVFLTDGYPTVGEMDLGKIVEKVEGFDDAKMFVFGIGKDEINAILLDAMSEAGRGLVEYVKDGDTLDVIISSFYDKISHPVLTDISVNFGTAGAYDIVPRTLPDIFEGQQLIITGRYRNGGDSRIYLTGERGGDKQEFIFTADFTEYDRDLDFIGRYWAMRQVGTLLREIRLNGENPELVSDIKAIALEFGIVTPYTSYLVTETEEMLAGGDFDDIRTMSSEELMRDGSLAPAMGEKSASGGFAVDVSSTIDRMAEGRVQEVVHNPVINYINGVTFVKEGNVWRQNGYEGQTVEKIVFGSDEFFKLLSESPEAGDFMSLGDVIFKIGDAWFELTR comes from the coding sequence ATGAAAATGTTTTTATTGCTCATACTCTCCCTTTTCGCTTCGTTGTTAAAAGCGGACGGTTTCATCATAGTACCCCCGGAACCGTATCTACCGAATCCGATTCAGGTAGAAGTAAAGTATCATCATGTGGACATTGAGCTGGATCACCAGTTCGCCCAGGTTCACATCGACCAGGAATTTTACAATCCTAACAACCGGGAAGTGGAAGGAAGATACATCTTTCCGATACCTGAAGAGGCTGCTGTATCGGATTTTGTACTGTGGATAGAAGGGGAAAAAGTTCATGGTGAAATCAAAGACGCCGAAGAAGCCATGCGGATATACCAGGATATCGTCCTGAGAATGATAGATCCGGCGATTCTCAGATATGCCGGTCAGGATATGTTTGAGGCGAGAATATACCCTTTTCCCGCAAAAGGGTCAAGAAGGTCCGAGCTCGATTACCAGCAACTCGTCAGAAAGGACGGAAATCTATACAGGTTTATTTACCCTCTTTCTACCGAGAGGTTCTCTTCAAAAAACCTTGAAAGCGCGGTCATAAGGATAGACCTTGAAACCGACAAACCTATCAAAAACATCTATTCTCCTTCCCATCTGATAGACGTCAGCTACATAGATTCGAAACACGCAGAGATTACATGGGAAGAAAGGGACGTTAAACCAGACAAGGATTTCATACTCTATTATTCTTTGAACGAAGAAGAAGTGGACCTGTCGGTGATAACATATAAACCCAAAAGAGGAGACGACGGATATTTTATTCTTCTCGGCTCGGTGGGAAGCGGTGAAGTTCAAGCTACCCCCAAAGACATAGTTTTCGTAGTCGACCGTTCAGGATCGATGAGGGGCGAGAGGATTGAAATGGTAATTGACGCTTTAGAATACTGCGTTGACAACCTAAACCCCGATGACAGGTTCAACATTATAACCTTTTCATCGAGGACAGAAACACTTTTCGAAGACCTTTCGAGAGCTTCAAGGGTCAACGTCGGCGACGCAGAAGATTTTATAGAGGACATAGTCGCAAGAGGAGGCACAAATATCGGGAGTGCGTTGGACCTGGCATTCGATCAGGATTTCAACGGTGACAGGCCATCTTTCATAGTTTTTTTGACTGACGGGTATCCGACAGTTGGCGAGATGGACTTGGGTAAAATTGTAGAGAAAGTCGAAGGTTTCGACGATGCCAAAATGTTCGTCTTCGGGATAGGCAAGGACGAAATCAACGCGATCTTGCTCGACGCGATGTCCGAAGCCGGCAGAGGACTCGTGGAATACGTAAAAGACGGCGATACTCTGGACGTCATAATAAGCTCTTTCTACGACAAGATTTCCCATCCTGTCTTGACAGACATATCAGTCAACTTTGGAACGGCAGGCGCTTACGATATCGTTCCACGGACTCTGCCCGATATTTTTGAAGGTCAACAGCTCATCATTACCGGAAGATACAGAAACGGAGGGGATTCGAGGATTTATCTGACGGGAGAAAGAGGCGGCGACAAGCAGGAATTCATTTTCACAGCGGATTTCACCGAATACGACAGGGACCTCGATTTTATCGGCCGCTACTGGGCGATGAGACAGGTAGGAACGCTTCTCAGGGAAATCAGGTTGAACGGTGAAAATCCCGAACTTGTGAGCGACATAAAAGCTATAGCCCTTGAGTTCGGAATTGTCACGCCCTACACTTCCTACCTTGTCACCGAGACAGAAGAAATGCTCGCCGGAGGAGATTTTGACGACATCAGGACCATGTCCTCTGAAGAGCTGATGAGAGACGGTTCGCTTGCTCCCGCAATGGGCGAAAAAAGCGCCTCCGGTGGTTTCGCGGTGGATGTCTCGAGCACAATAGACAGAATGGCAGAGGGGCGGGTTCAGGAAGTCGTGCACAACCCCGTTATAAATTACATAAACGGAGTTACATTCGTTAAAGAAGGCAATGTGTGGAGGCAAAACGGTTATGAAGGCCAGACAGTTGAAAAAATAGTTTTTGGAAGCGATGAATTCTTCAAACTTCTGTCTGAAAGTCCTGAGGCAGGTGATTTCATGTCTCTTGGAGACGTGATTTTCAAAATTGGTGACGCCTGGTTTGAGCTGACACGCTGA